A window from Candidatus Binataceae bacterium encodes these proteins:
- a CDS encoding phytanoyl-CoA dioxygenase family protein, which produces MTVEHLPATATADEVAAILARDGAVVVDQLITPQAMDDLATELEPFIERNGFGPDEFSGRRTKRTGALVARSQKARDLVMNPLVIETTKKVLGHASSFQLHLTQVITIGPGEPAQTIHRDQWAFDFFPFPKGYEVQCNTLWAMTDFTERNGATRVVPGSNHFEDKLRFKEEDTVPAEMKKGSVLFYTGAVYHAGGANRSDSTRSGINITYNVSWLRQEENQYLAVPLEVAKTLPVDLLKLIGYQRGAYALGYVGDLLDPMEVVKPDYRQTGLGDLKESQQRLRDQGGFDVVIKNDEV; this is translated from the coding sequence ATGACCGTTGAACATCTGCCCGCTACCGCAACTGCGGACGAAGTTGCCGCGATCCTCGCCCGTGACGGCGCGGTCGTCGTTGACCAGCTGATTACGCCCCAGGCGATGGACGACCTCGCCACGGAACTCGAACCGTTCATCGAGCGCAACGGGTTTGGCCCAGACGAATTTTCCGGCCGCCGCACCAAGCGCACGGGCGCACTGGTCGCGCGCTCGCAGAAGGCGCGCGACCTCGTAATGAATCCGCTCGTGATCGAGACCACGAAGAAGGTGCTCGGTCATGCGAGCAGCTTCCAGCTTCACCTGACGCAGGTGATCACGATTGGTCCGGGCGAGCCGGCGCAGACGATTCATCGCGATCAATGGGCCTTTGATTTCTTTCCGTTCCCCAAGGGCTACGAAGTGCAGTGCAACACGCTGTGGGCGATGACTGATTTCACCGAGCGCAATGGCGCGACGCGCGTGGTTCCCGGCAGCAATCATTTCGAGGACAAGCTGCGCTTCAAGGAAGAGGACACCGTTCCGGCCGAGATGAAGAAAGGCTCGGTGCTGTTCTATACCGGCGCGGTTTATCACGCGGGCGGCGCGAACCGCTCCGACTCCACGCGCAGTGGAATCAACATCACGTACAACGTTTCATGGCTGCGGCAGGAGGAGAATCAATATCTGGCGGTGCCGCTCGAAGTCGCCAAGACTCTTCCAGTGGATCTCCTTAAACTGATCGGATACCAGCGCGGCGCCTATGCGCTCGGCTACGTCGGCGATCTGCTCGATCCGATGGAGGTTGTAAAACCCGACTATCGCCAAACCGGCCTCGGCGATTTGAAGGAATCGCAACAGCGCCTGCGCGACCAGGGCGGCTTCGATGTAGTGATCAAGAACGACGAAGTTTAA